The Amycolatopsis endophytica genome includes the window TTCGTGAGCACCTCGCCCGGGTCGCCGCCCTCGAGCGCGAAGGCCCGCAGCGCGCTGCGCATGCGCCCCATGACGATCGCGGCGGGCAGGCCGTGCCCGACGACGTCGCCGATCACCACGCTGAGCCAGCCGTTGGGCAGCACGAAGACGTCGTACCAGTCGCCGGCGATCGCGCCGTCCTCACCGGGCACGTACCGCGCCGCCAGTTCCAGCCCGGGAATCCTGGGCAGCTCGCCGGGAAGGAGGCTCCGCTGGAGTTCCGCCGCCGCGGCACGCTCGGCCTGCGAACGCTGGGCGTGCGCGGCCAGCGCGACCCGGTCACCCGCGAGCTGGAGCAGCTCGACGTCCTCGTCGCCGAACTTCCGCGGCGTCAGCGACCCGACGTGCAGCACTCCGATCGCTTCACCACCAACCATCAGCGGGACACCGAGCAACGTCGCGATGCCCTTTTCCCACAGCAGCCGGTTCAGCACCGTCGTCGAGTCCACCCGCTCCAGCTGCACCGGCTCGCGCCGTGCCACCACCGTGCCCGCGAAACCCTCGCCGACCGGGATGCGGACGCCCTGCTTCACCTCGGTTTCGATGCCGCGCGCGGCCACCGCGACGAGCTCGCGCCCACCCGGTTCGAGCAACAGCACCGCCGCGGTGTCGACGTTCAGGACCGTGCGGACGCGGTCCAGGAGTTCGGCCAGGAGATCCTCGGTGGCCAGATGGGCCAGCGCGCTGTCGCTGACGAGGCCGATGCGCCGGAGCTTGTGCTCGGCTTCGATGCGCGCGCTGGCCGATGTGGACATGATGCGAGATTAGCCCCTGCCCAGACGAGAGAAACCTACGGATTACGACGGTCCCGATCGTTTCCGCCTCGGTTCTGCAACGTTTTGCGCACGGGTGACCAGACTCGACTTCACCGCAGGCCAGGTCCCGCCGATCGGATCGATCATGGCGAAGTGACCCGCGTCCGGAACGGCGACCAGACGCGCATCCGGATGGACTTCCGCGTAGGCGCGGGAAAGCTTGATCGGCACCACGTCGTCGGCGGTTCCGTGGACCAGCACGACGGGCCGAGACGGCGACGGCAACCGAACCGGGTCGAGGTCCGGTCGCGGCCGGCCACCGAGGAAAGCCCTGGCAGCACCGTCGCCGAGACCCAGCTCGTCGGCGAGGGCCAGATCGGCGACCGGAGCGAGCGCGACGGTGGCCGTCAGATCCGGCGCGGGCGCGGCGGCCGCGGCCCAGAGGGCGAGGTGACCACCGGCGGAGTGGCCGGTGACGATGATCGAACCGTCGTGCTGTCCGGCGAGTTCCACCGGCAGCACGCGCAGGGCGGTGGCGACATCGTGGGTGGCCAGGGCGGGCTCGCCGGGCACACGCCGGTACTCGACGGAAAGCACGCTCGCCCCGGCATCGCGCAGGGCGGCGGCCATCGGGCGGGTGTGACGGCGGTCGACGGCCGGCCGCCAGAACCCGCCGTGGAGGACGACGATCAACGGCCCGTCCGGGCGGCCGCGCCAGAGGTCGGCCACGTGCTCCGGCTCCGGGCCGTACCGCAGCTCCCCGTCCGGCTCCGGCGCCGGACGCGTGAGGACCGATCGATCTTCCGGCACGTCTGCCCCCTTTCTCGAAGCACGCGAATCACCCGCAAGGGTCACCTTCCCCACCCGCGCGGCCCCCAAGCCGCACGCCGCCTGCGAACGCAGGACTCGCGCGCGGGAACGCGGAACTCGCGCCTCGCGTGGGTGGTACGAGGGGCGAGGTGTCAGCCGCGTTCGATGAGGTGTCCGACGACGTCCGGGCCGGGGTGCGGGGCGCCGGAGGCGTCGCGGCGGGTGGTGGGCTCGGGGAGTTCCACCGGGTCGCCGTTCTTCGACGCCGCCGCCGGGCGCGGGCCGACCCAGCCGACCGTCAGGCGCGTCTCGCCCTTGAGGAAGCGTTGCGCGCGGACACCGCCGGTCGCCCTGCCCTTCGCCGGGTACTCCGCGAACGGCGTCATCTTCACGCTCGCCCCGGTGGCCGTGACCACCATCGGCTCGCCGTGCTCGTCGTCGTCGGTGCGGATGACGCCGAAGAACACCGCTTCCGCGTCCGCGGCGAGCTTGATGCCTGCCATGCCACCGCCCTTGAGGCCCTGCGGCCGCACCAGCGACGCCGGGAACCGCAGCAGCGACGCGTCGGAGGCCAGGAACGCGAACGTCTCCTCTCCGTCGCCCAGCCACTTCGCGCCGATCACCTCGTCGCCGTCCTTGAGGCCGATGATCTCGAACTCGTCGGAGCGGACCGGCCAGTCCGGCGCCACCACCTTCACCACACCCTGCCGCGTGCCGAGCGCGAGCCCCGGCGACCCGGCGGCCTGCTCACCCAGCGGCGCGATGCCGATGACCTTCTCGCCCTTGTCCAGCGGCACCAGTTCCCGCGCGGCCATCCCGCCACGCAGCGACACCGTGCCGGTCTGCTCGGGCAGCACCGGCAGCGGCAGCACGTCCGTCTTGAACGCCCGGCCCCGGCTGGTGACCAGCAGCACCTGCCCGCGCGCGGTCGAGTGGACCATCGAGGCGACCGCGTCGTGCTTCACCCGGCCGTTGCGACGCCTGCCCTCCTGTGCCTCCTCCGACTCCGCCGCCGTGCGGGCCACGAGGCCGGTGGCGGACAGGATCACCTGGCACGGATCGTCGGCGACCTCCAGCGGCCCGGCCGGCTTCGACGCGGCCAGCACCTCCTTGAGGTCACCATCGATCAGCGCGGTGCGCCGCTCGGTCTGGAAGTCCTTGGCGATCTTGGACAGTTCGGCGGAGACGACCTTCTTCAATTCCCTGTCGTCGTCCAGGATCCTGCTCAGCTCGGCGATCTCGGCGCGCAGCTTTTCCTGCTCGTCCTCGAGTTCGAGCTTGTCGTACTTGGTCAGGCGGCGCAGCGGCGTGTCCAGGATGTAGGTCGCCTGGATCTCGGACAGCTTGAACCGCTTCATCAGGCCGTCCTTGGCCTGCGCGGCGTCGTCGCTGTTGCGGATCAGCCGGATCACCTTGTCGATGTCCAGCAACGCGATGAGCAGACCCTCGACGAGGTGCAGCCGTTCCTCGCGCTTGCGACGCCGGTACTTCGTGCGCCGGGTCACGACCTCGTAGCGGTGGTCCAGGAACACCTCGAGCAGCTGCTTGAGGCCCAGCGTCTGCGGCTGTCCGTCGACCAGCACGAGGTTGTTGATGCCGAACGACTGCTCCAGCGGCGTGAGCCGGTACAGGTCGGCGAGCAGCGGCTGCGGGTTGACGCCGACCTTGCACTCGATGACCAGGCGCGTGCCGTTCTCGCGGTCGGTGAGGTCCTTGACGTCCGCGATCCCGGTGAGCCGCTTGGACTTGTTGACCTCCTCGGTGATCTTCTCGATCACCTTCTCCGGCCCGACGCCGTAGGGCAGCTCGGTGACCGTGATCGCCTGCCTGCCGCGACTGCCCGCCAGCGGACCGGTCTCGACCTTGGCACGCATGCGGACGACGCCGCGGCCGGTCTCGTACGCCTTGCGCACCTCGTCCAGCCCCAGCAGCATGCCGCCGGTGGGGAGGTCGGGCCCCGGCACGAACTCCATCAGCTTGTCCAGCGTGGCGCCCGGATGGTTGATCAGCCACCGCGCGGCCGCGATGACCTCGCCCATGTTGTGCGGGATCATGTTGGTCGCCATGCCGACCGCGATGCCGGACGTGCCGTTGACGAGCAGGTTCGGGTACGCCGCGGGCAGCACCGACGGCTCCTGCAGCGAACCGTCGTAGTTCGGCCGGAAGTCGACCGTCTCCTCGCCCAGCTCACCGACGAGCAGCATCGCCTCGGGCGACATGCGCGCCTCGGTGTTGTGGTTGACGAACCCTCCGGCCAGGAACGAGTGGTCCTCCGAATCGACCCGCACCGAGTACACCTCGGCAGGATCGGCTTGGGTGGCCTCCGTGACCTCCTCGAACCGGTACCCGGAATCCATGATCGGCAGCACTGTCGCCAGTACCTCGGTGTCCTTGATCCGATCGATGATCCGCAGGCGCTCGGTCTCCCAGCGCTCCATCCGGTCGAAGTTGTGCTTGCTCAGCCACTTGCGACCGCTGCCCCTCCGGTCGAAGTCAAGGGCACCGCGCACGTAGTCGGCGACGAAGGGAACCCTGTCCCTGCTGAGGCGGTGCGGCCGCACGACCGCGCGCTTCAGCAGCTCACCCACCTTGGCTTGCTTGGTCTTCAAGAAACCGACCCGTTCGACGAAGGCCCGGACGTTACGCAAGCCCGACACGACGAGCCGGTGCTCGACCGAGCCGCTGGCCCTGGTGTAGGAGCGGCGGGCCGCGACGACGCCGAACTCGGCGAGCAGCTCTTGCACCTCGACGGCCAGTCGCTCGCTGTAGGTGCTGTACTGGACGGTGAATCCGTCCTTCGCGACGCGAGGACCACCATCGCCCTCGAAGAGCGCCATCAGGAAGGCGCGCTTGACCCCCCAGCCTCCGTTCCAGACGCACTCCGGGACGAACTTGTCCCTCGCCTGGTGGCCGATCAGCTCCGCGAGCGGACTGGCCCGGAACGCGGCCATCCCCCCGGCGTAGTGCTGGATGTCAAGCTCGTGCACGAGCTTGCGGTCCCGACGGGTGTGCCTGGCGGAGACGTACCGCGAGCCACCGACCACCTGGTCGTACGCGTGCAGGACCTCGCCGAAGAAATGCTCGTCGGTGTTGTTGAACCCCGCGCGGGTCTCGTTCGCCCAGCCCTCGGAAACCCAAGCTCCCGTCAGCACCCCGAGCATGTACTCGCGCGCGGTGGGAACCACCTGCATCCAGGAGTTGCGCGCGACGCAGACGACCGTCCCCGGACGCACTTCGTCCAGCCGCCGCCACTGGAACAGCGGCACGCCCATGGGCGCTTCCAGGCACAGGACCAGGTGGTTCTCACTGCCGCGCAGCGAGTACCCGGACGCGGTGGTCATCCTGATCGTCGGGTGGACACCGGAGTTGAACACCTTGCTGACCCGGACGCTCTTGCCGTCCTTGTCGAGCACCTCGAAGTCCGCGTCCTCCTCGCTGTCGGCGGGAAGGTTCACCACGTCCGCGATGCGGGGGCTGGAGCCGTCCGCGAGACGAATCCGCGTGTCACCTACGACGCAGTAACGGCTCGCTGCCGGTCCGTCGTCCGGGCTGCCGAAGTTGCCGTGCCCGTCGATGAGTGGCGCGTTCATCGAGAAGTCCTGCGCCAGGCGCACCATCGCGTCGTAGATCGCCGTGTCGCCGTGCGGGTGGTAACGGCCCATCACGTCGCCGACGACGCGCGAGGACTTCACATACGCGTGGTTGGGCCGGTAACCGGCCTCGTTCATCGAGTACAGGATCCGGCGGTGCACCGGCTTGAGCCCGTCCCGCGCGTCGGGCAGGGCGCGGGAATGGATGACCGAGTACGCGTACTCCAGGTAGGAGTCCTCGATCTCGGTCTTGACCGGGTTCTCGAAGACCTGCGCGCCCGCCTGGTCGAACGCGGCGGGATCGACCCGGGTGACGGTGGTCTTGGATCGGCGTGCCATGACTTGGTGTCTCCTCAGCGAAAACTCAGACGTCGATCGCTTCGCGGTCCACGCGGGCGGCGGATTCGACGAGCCAGTTGCGGCGGGGTTCGACCTTCTCCCCCATCAGCAGTTCCAGTGCGGACTCCGCGGCTTCCGCGTCGTCGAGCGTGATGCGGCGGACCGAACGGGTCGAGGGGTTCATCGTGGTCTCCCACAGCTCGTCGGCGTCCATCTCGCCCAGGCCCTTGAACCGGGGCACCGGCTTGACGATCTGCCTGCCTGCGGCCTCCAGATCGGCGACCTTCTGCTCCATCTCGCGTTGCGTGAAGGTGAAGATGGTCTCGGCGTTACGACCCTTCGTGACGATCTTGTGCAGCGGCGGCATCGCGGCGAACAGGCGGCCGTCCTCGATGACCGGGCGCATGTACTTGGCGAACAACGTGATCAGCAGCGTGCGGATGTGCGAGCCGTCGACGTCCGCGTCGGCCATCAGGATGACCCGGCCGTACCGCATCGTGGACAGGTCGAACGTGCGCCCGCTGCCGGCGCCGAGGACCTGGACGATCGAGGCGATCTCGGCGTTTTTGAGCGTGTCGCCCAGCGACGCCTTCTGCACGTTGAGGATCTTGCCCCGCAACGGCAGCAGCGCCTGGTACTCCGACACCCGCGCCATCCGGGCCGATCCGAGCGCGCTGTCACCCTCGACGAGGAACAGCTCGCTGCGTGAGATGCCGGTCGTGCGGCAGTCGACGAGCTTGGGTGGCATCGCCGCGCCCTCGAGCGCCGTCTTGCGGCGGGCCGCGTCCTTCTGCTGCTTCTGCGTCAGCCGCACGCGCGCGGCGTCGACGATCTTCTGCAGCACGACCTTGGCCTCGGACTTGGTCTTGCGGTTGTCCGTCCACTCCTTGAGGTGCCGCTCGACGACACCCTGCACCACCCGCGTGATGCCGGACGTGGACAGCTCGTCCTTGGTCTGCGAGGTGAACTGCGGCTCCGGGATGCGCACGTGGACGACCGCGGTCATGCCCTCCAGCACGTCGTCCAGCGTCGGCAGATCCTCCTTGGCCTTGAGCAGGCCGCGGGTGCGCGTGATGGCCTCCTGCAACGCCTTCGTGGCCCCGCGGTCGAACCCGCGGCGGTGCGTGCCGCCGTGCAGGTTGCGGATCGTGTTGCTGAAACACTCCACGGTGCGCTCGTAGCCGGTGCCCCACCGCAGCGCGATCTCGACCTCGGCGTGGCGCTCCACATTGGACCGCATCACGCCGTTGGCATCGGCCGCGTTCTCCTTGTACACGCCCTCGCCGCGGATGATCAGCGTGCCGGAAACCGGTTTCTCGTCCGAGGGCGCGAGGAAGTCGACCATATCGGCCAGCCCGTGGGGGAAGTGGAACGTCTCCTCGCCGATCGAGCCTTCGGTGGCGGTGCGCAGCACGTAGGTGACGCCAGGCACGAGGAACGCGGTGTTGCGCAGCTTCGTGCGCACCTGCTCGACGTCGAGCTCCGCGCCCTTCTCGAAGTACCGCGAGTCGTGCCAGTAGCGGATGGACGTGCCGGTGCGCTCACCGCGCTTCATCCTGCCCGCGATACGCAACCCGGGCTGCGGCGTGAACTTCGCCTTCGGGCCGGGCCCGTCGAACACACCCGGCTTGCCGTGCGCGAACGACATCTCGTGCACCTTGCCGCCGTTGCGCACCGTGACGTCGAAGCGGTGCGACAGCGCGTTGACCGCCGACGCGCCGACGCCGTGCAGACCACCCGAGGTCTTGTAGCCGGACCCGCCGAACTTGCCGCCCGCGTGCAGCCGGGTCAGCACCAGCTCGACACCGGAGAGCCCGGACTTGGCGTGCACGCCGGTCGGGATGCCGCGGCCGTCGTCGTCGACCTGGACACTGCCGTCGGCGTGCAGCGTCACCACGACCCTGGTCGCGTGACCTGCGACACCCTCGTCGGTCGAGTTGTCGACGATCTCGGTGAACAGGTGGTTGACGCCACGGCTGTCGGTCGACCCGATGTACATACCGGGGCGCTTCCGGACCGCTTCCAGGCCTTCCAGGTGGGTAAGGTCGTCGGCCCCGTAGAGGGGCTCAGCAGAAGCAGTCACAGGATCTTCTCTCCCAGTAGCCATTGGGGTGGTGTGGCGCCCGTGCCCCACGACTGTGCAGGGTATCGGAGGGCACCGACAACACCGGGGATTGTTGCCTACTGCCGACGTTTCGCGTGGATGGCGCCGACCAGCATGTCGAGCTCCGCGTCGAAGATCTCGTCGGCGGTGGCGGCCCGCAGGTGTGGTACCAGTGCTTTCAGTGTAGGCGCTGACGAGCTGCCCTGTGCGGCCGCGAAGATCCCGGCGTTGCGGTCCGGGGTCGTCGGGTCGCCGTGCACCTCGCGGTGGGCGCGGCCGAGCACGACGTCGAGGAAGACCAGGTAGAACCGGGCCTGGGCGGGTTCGTCGAGGCCGGCGGCGGCGAGGATCTCCGCGATGGTCTCGGCGAGGCGCAGGCCGCCGGGGCCGTGGTTGCCGCGGGTCATGATCAGCTCGGCGAAGCCGGGGTAGGCGCGCAGTTCGCGGCGCATCCCGTGAGCCAGCACACGCAGCCGCTCCGGCCACGGTCCGTGACCGGCCTCGGCGGGGCGGACGTGGTCGGCCGCGATCGAGTCGGCGACCAGGACCAGCAGCGCCTCCTTGTCCGGGACGTGCCGGTAGAGCGCCATGCGGGAGGCGCCGACCTCGTCGGCGACCCGCCTGATGGTGAGGGCTGCCAGTCCCTCGCGACGGGCGAGCTCGACCGCCGCGGCGACGATCTGGTCCCGTTCGAGGCTTCCCCATGCACGACGTTCGGCTGCGCTGGACACGGCTACGCACGCTACTCGCTACAGTGCGTACCGATGAGACGCAAGCCGCCCCCGTCCCCGCTGCCGCCACGCGACGGGGTCAACGCGGCGCGCATCCGGACGCCGCCGGGCGGTCCGTGGGAGACGATCCGCGACTACCTGGTGCGGAAGCTGACGAAGCTGCCTGCCGAGACGATCGACGCGATGCTCGCCGAAGGCGCCGTCGTCGGCGTGGACGGGCCGATCGACGCCGCGACACCGTTCACGCCCAGCACTTTCCTGTGGTTCCACCGCGACCGCCACGACGAGGTCCGGGTACCGTTCGAGCTGACCCCGCTTTACGAGGACGACGTGCTGCTGGTCGTCGACAAGCCGCACTTCCTGGCGACGACGCCGCGCGGCGGGCACGTGCGGGAGACCGCGCTGGTGCGGCTGCGGCACACGCGGGACCTGCCCGAACTGTCCCCGGCGCACCGGCTGGACCGGCTGACGGCGGGCGTGCTGATGTTCGTCAAGACCGCGGCACACCGCGCCGCGTACCAGAACCTGTTCCGGGATCGCCTGGTGCACAAGGAATACGAGGCGGTCGCGCCGTACTCGGCGGAGCTGGAGCTGCCGCGCACCGTGGAGAGCCGGATCGTGAAGAAGCGCGGGGTGCTGACCGCGCGTGAGCTACCCGGACCGGTGAACGCCAGGACGCACGTGGAGCTGCTGGAACACCACGACGGGCTGGGCCGCTACCGGCTGGTGCCGGAAACCGGGCGCACGCACCAGCTGCGGGTGCACCTGAACTCGCTGGGCGTGCCGATCCTGAACGACCCGCTCTACCCGGAGGTGCGCGAGACCGCGCCGGACGACTTCGGTGATCCGTTGCAGCTGCTGGCGAAGGTGCTGGCGTTCACGGATCCGGTGACCGGGCGGGAACACCGCTTCGAGAGCGGGCTCCGGCTGCGATCCGTCCACATCGGATCGTGATCCGCGAGGTCTTCGGCGAACCGGTCGCGGTCCACCCGCTTCCGGCGCACCCTCGGGCCGGAGCGGGCGCGGAGTACGCGAACGTCACCGGAGCGGTCACCACGGAGCAGGGCGAGCCGTGGCACGTTCCTCTCCCCGGACGAGTCCGCGCGTTGCTCGGGCCGCACGACCTTCTCGTCGACCGCACCGACAGCCGGCGCCCCGCCGAGCTTTCCCGCTTCGTGCACGCGGTCAGGACTCGCTCGGCGGCGCCAGATCGAGCTGCCGTCGCAGCGTCGTGCGGAACACGTCACGGGTGGCGTCCCCGACACCGGTCGTCTCCACGACGACAACGCGGTCGTAGAGCACGTACGCGGTGCCGAACCGCGCGAGCGGCACGCCGACCGGCGTTCCGTAAACCTCGACGCCCTCCAGCGACAGGTCCCGGTCGGTGGTCAGCCCCTGGAGCTCCTCCCCCTCGCCGAAGGCTTTCACGGCGCCCTCGGGATCACCCGTCGTCATCGCGTACAGACCGACCGTCACCTCGGACTGGACCCCGGTCTTGCGCATCCCGTCGCTCATCCCGGCGGTGGTCAGCACGTCGACCATCGGCTGCGGCAGCGACACCGTGGTGCGCAGCGAGGCCAGCGTGAACGGCCCGCTCGGCCCCGGCGCGCCGGGTGGTTCGACGAGAGCCAGCGCGCTGTGCTCGGGCGCGGGCTTGGCGTCCGGCGGGTCGGCGAGGCCGGCGTTGCGGGTCACCAGGAACCCGGTGGCCGACACGGCGAGCCCCAGCATCAGCACCACGACGATCGTGATCCCGAGGGTGAGCTCCCGGCGCTGCCGGCGGACGTCGCTGGACACCGTCAGTGAATTCCTCCCCGCCGCGGATTACCGGGGATCAGTATCCCCCACCCCTTCCGACCGGTAGCCTTCCCGGTCATGGTGGGTATCGGGGGGTCCCGGGGCATCGACTGGACCGGTGAGCGCTGCGTGCCCTGGGCCGACGACGTCCAGGTCATCTACGAGCACTACCACCGCTACGCACTCGCGGCCCGCTACACCTTCGGCAGGCGCGTGCTCGACCTCGCCAGCGGCGAGGGCTACGGCAGCGCGCTGATGGCGGCCCACGCCACCGAGGTCGTCGGCGCCGACATCGACGAAGCCAGTGTCGCGCACGCGAACGCACGCTACGGCGGACCGGGGAACCTGCGCTTCGTCACCGGGTCGATCACCGATCCGGACCTGCTCGCCGACGCCGGGAAGTTCGACGTCATCACCTGTTTCGAGGCGCTGGAGCACGTCGAGGAGCAGGACGATCTGATGCGCCTGGTGCGCAACCGCCTCGCCCCCGGCGGGGTCTTCCTCACCAGCACGCCCGACCTGCTCGTCTACACGCACGAGCACGGCAACGAAAACCCCTTCCACGTCAAGGAGTTGACCGAACCGCAGTTCCGCGCGCTGCTCGGCGGCTCGTTCGAGCACGTGGCGGTCCTGCGGCAGAACGTCGCGGTCGGCTCGGTGATGACCGGCGACCGCGAGCACGGTCCGATCCTGTCGCAGCAGCTGCGCCGCACCGGCGAGGACAGCTGGGCGGTCGGCACCGGCGCCCCGCACACCTACCTCGTGGGCATCGCCTCCGACGAGCCCGTCGAGGTGCCCGCCGCCACCACACTGCTCGATCCGGACCGCGCCCTGCTCGGCGCGGTCGCGGACGCCGCGGCCACGCCGCTGCGTGCCGAAATCGACCGCCTCACCGCGGAGAACGGCGGCCCGAAGTCGCAGTCCCGCCGTCTCATCGAGCGCTACCGGACGCGCCGCCGTCAGGCCGAAGGGCCGGTCGCGATCACCACGAGCGAAGAGCCGGTGGTCAGCGTCGTGATCCCGGTGCACGGCAAGTGGAGCTACACGCGCCGGTGCCTCCAGTCGATCGAGGACAGCGGCACGCGGGTGCCGTTCGAGGTCGTCGTGGTGGACGACGCCTCGCCCGACGAATCGGCCGACCTGCTCGCCGCGTGCCAGGGCGTGCGGCTGGTGCGGGCCGAGGAGAACCTGGGGTTCCTGCGCGCGGTCAACTTCGGTGCCTCGCACGCCCGCGGTGAACTGCTGGTGCTGCTCAACAACGACACCGAGGTGCGGCCCGGCTGGCTGGACGCGCTGACCGAGGTCGTCCGCGGCGACGGCGAAATCGGCCTGGCCGGGG containing:
- a CDS encoding alpha/beta hydrolase, translated to MPEDRSVLTRPAPEPDGELRYGPEPEHVADLWRGRPDGPLIVVLHGGFWRPAVDRRHTRPMAAALRDAGASVLSVEYRRVPGEPALATHDVATALRVLPVELAGQHDGSIIVTGHSAGGHLALWAAAAAPAPDLTATVALAPVADLALADELGLGDGAARAFLGGRPRPDLDPVRLPSPSRPVVLVHGTADDVVPIKLSRAYAEVHPDARLVAVPDAGHFAMIDPIGGTWPAVKSSLVTRAQNVAEPRRKRSGPS
- a CDS encoding DNA gyrase/topoisomerase IV subunit B codes for the protein MATGREDPVTASAEPLYGADDLTHLEGLEAVRKRPGMYIGSTDSRGVNHLFTEIVDNSTDEGVAGHATRVVVTLHADGSVQVDDDGRGIPTGVHAKSGLSGVELVLTRLHAGGKFGGSGYKTSGGLHGVGASAVNALSHRFDVTVRNGGKVHEMSFAHGKPGVFDGPGPKAKFTPQPGLRIAGRMKRGERTGTSIRYWHDSRYFEKGAELDVEQVRTKLRNTAFLVPGVTYVLRTATEGSIGEETFHFPHGLADMVDFLAPSDEKPVSGTLIIRGEGVYKENAADANGVMRSNVERHAEVEIALRWGTGYERTVECFSNTIRNLHGGTHRRGFDRGATKALQEAITRTRGLLKAKEDLPTLDDVLEGMTAVVHVRIPEPQFTSQTKDELSTSGITRVVQGVVERHLKEWTDNRKTKSEAKVVLQKIVDAARVRLTQKQQKDAARRKTALEGAAMPPKLVDCRTTGISRSELFLVEGDSALGSARMARVSEYQALLPLRGKILNVQKASLGDTLKNAEIASIVQVLGAGSGRTFDLSTMRYGRVILMADADVDGSHIRTLLITLFAKYMRPVIEDGRLFAAMPPLHKIVTKGRNAETIFTFTQREMEQKVADLEAAGRQIVKPVPRFKGLGEMDADELWETTMNPSTRSVRRITLDDAEAAESALELLMGEKVEPRRNWLVESAARVDREAIDV
- a CDS encoding TetR/AcrR family transcriptional regulator — protein: MSSAAERRAWGSLERDQIVAAAVELARREGLAALTIRRVADEVGASRMALYRHVPDKEALLVLVADSIAADHVRPAEAGHGPWPERLRVLAHGMRRELRAYPGFAELIMTRGNHGPGGLRLAETIAEILAAAGLDEPAQARFYLVFLDVVLGRAHREVHGDPTTPDRNAGIFAAAQGSSSAPTLKALVPHLRAATADEIFDAELDMLVGAIHAKRRQ
- a CDS encoding pseudouridine synthase — encoded protein: MRRKPPPSPLPPRDGVNAARIRTPPGGPWETIRDYLVRKLTKLPAETIDAMLAEGAVVGVDGPIDAATPFTPSTFLWFHRDRHDEVRVPFELTPLYEDDVLLVVDKPHFLATTPRGGHVRETALVRLRHTRDLPELSPAHRLDRLTAGVLMFVKTAAHRAAYQNLFRDRLVHKEYEAVAPYSAELELPRTVESRIVKKRGVLTARELPGPVNARTHVELLEHHDGLGRYRLVPETGRTHQLRVHLNSLGVPILNDPLYPEVRETAPDDFGDPLQLLAKVLAFTDPVTGREHRFESGLRLRSVHIGS